The proteins below come from a single Tenuifilum thalassicum genomic window:
- the rsfS gene encoding ribosome silencing factor: MTKKSAKTNNVEELLACIVDAMQEKKGQNILSLEIGSLPNAVCKYFVICNADSTTQVDAIANNIEDKVLDKLGEKVFRSAGYQNAIWIVLDYVDIVVHVFQTEWRDYYRIEDLWADAKAIQHNEE; this comes from the coding sequence ATGACAAAAAAATCAGCAAAAACAAATAACGTAGAAGAACTATTAGCATGTATTGTAGATGCAATGCAGGAAAAGAAAGGCCAAAATATCCTCTCGCTGGAAATTGGAAGCCTTCCTAATGCTGTATGCAAATACTTTGTAATATGCAATGCCGACTCCACCACACAAGTTGATGCCATTGCGAACAATATTGAGGATAAAGTGTTAGATAAACTTGGCGAAAAGGTATTCCGTTCTGCAGGGTACCAAAATGCAATATGGATAGTTTTGGATTATGTCGATATAGTGGTGCACGTTTTTCAAACCGAATGGCGCGACTATTACAGGATTGAAGACCTTTGGGCAGATGCTAAGGCTATTCAACACAACGAAGAATAA
- a CDS encoding phosphatidylserine decarboxylase family protein translates to MKIHKEGYSILFVALTLCVAFCIVAWLILPLLVVSILIVSSLLLLAFLTRFFRVPFRTTNPDSKSIYSPADGTVVAIEEVDENEYFNKKCIQVSVFMSVWNVHINWFPINGIVKYYKYHPGDYLVAWHPKSSTHNERTSVVIERPDGVQIMLRQIAGAVARRIVCYAEEGKEVDQFSELGFIKFGSRVDIFLPLDADVKVSLGQKVKGNQTVIAQV, encoded by the coding sequence ATGAAGATTCACAAAGAAGGTTATTCTATTCTTTTTGTAGCGCTTACTCTTTGCGTTGCATTTTGTATTGTAGCTTGGTTAATACTACCATTGCTAGTAGTAAGCATACTGATTGTCTCATCATTACTGCTTTTAGCATTTTTAACCCGCTTTTTCAGGGTACCTTTTAGAACAACTAATCCCGATAGCAAATCAATTTATTCTCCAGCCGATGGTACTGTTGTTGCTATTGAAGAGGTAGATGAAAACGAATACTTCAATAAGAAATGCATTCAGGTTTCTGTCTTCATGTCGGTGTGGAACGTTCATATAAACTGGTTCCCAATTAATGGGATAGTTAAATATTACAAGTATCACCCAGGCGATTACCTTGTAGCTTGGCATCCAAAATCATCAACTCATAACGAGCGCACCTCGGTAGTAATTGAGCGCCCCGATGGAGTTCAAATAATGCTACGGCAAATTGCTGGTGCTGTTGCCCGACGCATAGTTTGCTACGCTGAGGAGGGAAAAGAGGTTGACCAATTCTCCGAACTCGGATTCATAAAATTTGGCTCAAGAGTTGATATTTTTCTCCCACTCGATGCAGATGTTAAGGTTAGCTTAGGCCAAAAGGTAAAAGGGAACCAGACTGTTATTGCACAGGTTTAA
- the ftsH gene encoding ATP-dependent zinc metalloprotease FtsH, with protein sequence MAENGNKKPLINETPGNKPKLPKFNVYWVYIIIILGFFLLQYFYSGKSAQVTTWQEVKNQMIANQEIDKLVVIRNLGKVEVYLKEDKLEKYKDRLGDGFGAVPKVGPHFYFTIGSIETFEKQLADAQANIDEAQKIYPQYEDQPNYWGDILSWVLPFVLLLAIWIFIFRRISGGTSGGAGGGNIFSVGKSKAQVFDKETRPRVDFKDVAGLEEAKVEVMEIVDFLKNPQKYTDLGGKIPKGALLVGPPGTGKTLLAKAVAGEANVPFFSISGSEFVEMFVGVGASRVRDLFRQAKEKAPCIVFIDEIDAIGRARGKNPSFSGNDERENTLNQLLTEMDGFASNQGVIILAATNRADILDRALLRAGRFDRQIHVDLPDLKERLEIFKVHLRPLKLEANLDISFLAKQTPGFSGADIANVCNEAALIAARKNKKFVEKQDFLDAIDRIIGGLEKKNKIISKEERKTIAYHEAGHATVSWLLEHANPLLKVSIIPRGRSLGAAWYLPEERQITTTEQLFDEMCSALGGRAAEEINFNKISTGALSDLERVTKQAYAMIAYFGMGKKLKNISYYDSTQSEFTFSKPYSEKTAEQIDQEVREIIDKAYEKAKEILTQNREGHVQLAELLLEREVIYSEDLEKIFGPRKTLSREQELVKELEEEAQKNNTETTVSENNPEA encoded by the coding sequence ATGGCTGAAAACGGAAACAAAAAACCTTTGATAAACGAAACACCTGGTAATAAGCCTAAATTACCCAAGTTCAACGTTTACTGGGTTTATATAATAATAATTCTTGGATTTTTTCTTTTGCAGTACTTCTATTCAGGCAAAAGCGCACAGGTAACCACCTGGCAGGAAGTTAAAAACCAGATGATAGCTAATCAAGAGATTGATAAGCTTGTTGTGATTAGGAATCTGGGCAAGGTTGAGGTTTACCTGAAAGAGGATAAGCTTGAAAAATACAAGGACAGGTTAGGCGATGGTTTTGGAGCGGTTCCTAAAGTAGGGCCCCATTTTTACTTTACCATTGGCTCAATTGAAACCTTTGAAAAGCAGCTAGCCGATGCACAAGCCAACATAGATGAGGCTCAAAAGATATACCCTCAATACGAAGACCAACCCAATTACTGGGGCGATATACTCTCGTGGGTACTCCCTTTTGTTTTACTGCTTGCCATTTGGATTTTTATCTTTAGAAGGATATCGGGTGGAACAAGCGGTGGTGCTGGAGGAGGTAACATCTTCTCAGTTGGTAAGTCCAAAGCTCAAGTATTCGACAAGGAGACACGCCCAAGAGTTGACTTTAAGGATGTGGCTGGCCTTGAGGAGGCCAAAGTTGAGGTAATGGAAATTGTCGATTTCCTTAAAAATCCCCAAAAATACACCGATCTTGGTGGTAAAATTCCTAAAGGTGCACTGCTGGTTGGACCTCCGGGAACAGGAAAGACTCTATTAGCCAAAGCTGTAGCCGGCGAAGCCAATGTGCCATTCTTTAGTATATCGGGATCGGAGTTCGTGGAAATGTTCGTAGGTGTTGGAGCTTCCCGTGTTCGAGACCTATTCCGTCAGGCCAAGGAGAAAGCGCCTTGTATCGTATTTATTGATGAGATAGACGCTATAGGTCGTGCACGAGGTAAAAACCCTAGCTTCTCGGGTAACGATGAAAGGGAAAATACACTTAACCAGCTCCTTACTGAAATGGACGGTTTCGCATCTAACCAAGGTGTTATTATACTAGCAGCAACCAACCGTGCCGATATTCTTGACCGTGCACTTCTTCGTGCAGGACGTTTCGATCGTCAAATTCATGTTGACCTACCCGACCTAAAAGAGCGACTCGAAATATTCAAGGTTCACCTTCGCCCACTTAAACTTGAGGCAAACCTTGACATTAGCTTCCTTGCCAAACAAACTCCTGGCTTTTCTGGTGCCGATATTGCAAATGTCTGCAACGAAGCGGCACTGATTGCAGCTAGGAAAAATAAGAAATTTGTAGAAAAACAAGATTTTCTGGATGCTATCGACCGAATTATAGGTGGTTTAGAGAAAAAGAATAAGATTATATCCAAAGAGGAACGTAAAACCATTGCATACCACGAGGCTGGTCATGCAACAGTTAGCTGGTTGCTTGAGCATGCCAACCCACTGCTTAAGGTTTCAATTATTCCACGTGGTCGTTCGCTTGGAGCAGCCTGGTACCTCCCCGAGGAGCGCCAGATTACAACTACCGAACAGCTTTTCGATGAAATGTGCTCGGCGCTTGGTGGAAGGGCTGCAGAAGAAATCAACTTCAATAAAATTTCTACTGGCGCCCTTAGCGACCTTGAACGAGTTACCAAGCAGGCCTATGCTATGATTGCCTATTTTGGAATGGGAAAAAAACTCAAAAACATTAGCTACTACGATTCTACCCAATCGGAATTCACCTTCTCTAAACCTTATAGTGAAAAAACTGCTGAACAGATAGACCAAGAGGTGCGTGAAATAATTGATAAGGCCTATGAAAAGGCTAAAGAGATTCTAACCCAAAACCGCGAAGGACATGTTCAGCTGGCAGAACTTCTTCTAGAACGTGAAGTAATTTACAGCGAAGACCTAGAAAAGATTTTTGGTCCACGAAAAACGCTTAGCCGTGAACAGGAACTTGTTAAAGAACTAGAAGAAGAGGCTCAAAAAAACAATACAGAAACCACTGTTTCTGAAAATAATCCTGAAGCCTAA
- a CDS encoding phosphatidate cytidylyltransferase, with amino-acid sequence MSEFLKRTISGLLFVIVLVGAIYISHITFFILFLAITAATMLEFYHLGLKGKIRPQALMGIFIGIALFVWSYLYSSGRLELITLFGFIPFLVSIFVVELYRHQQKPMQNIAFTILGILYIALPFSLMNFISINGSSFKMEYNPSLLLAILFLVWANDTGAYIFGVSLGKHKMMPRISPKKSWEGFLGGIASTILVAWIISTILADIDTRHWLFVGFITSLMAVLGDLVESMFKRSIGVKDSGKFLPGHGGLLDRFDALIMVLPIVYAYFEVMMII; translated from the coding sequence GTGAGTGAATTTCTTAAAAGAACAATAAGCGGATTACTTTTTGTAATCGTTCTGGTAGGTGCTATCTACATAAGCCACATCACTTTTTTTATACTTTTCCTTGCCATTACGGCAGCTACCATGCTTGAATTCTATCACTTAGGACTCAAAGGGAAAATTAGACCTCAGGCTTTAATGGGCATTTTCATTGGTATCGCTCTTTTTGTATGGTCATATCTCTACAGTTCGGGTCGTTTAGAGCTAATAACATTATTCGGATTTATCCCATTTCTGGTGTCCATTTTTGTTGTTGAGCTATACAGGCATCAACAAAAACCCATGCAGAATATCGCCTTTACTATCCTCGGGATACTTTATATTGCCCTACCGTTTTCGTTAATGAACTTTATCAGCATCAATGGTTCATCATTCAAAATGGAGTACAACCCCAGCCTGCTATTAGCCATTCTCTTCCTGGTTTGGGCCAACGACACGGGTGCCTATATTTTTGGAGTAAGCCTGGGCAAGCATAAGATGATGCCCCGTATATCGCCCAAAAAGAGTTGGGAGGGCTTTTTAGGTGGTATTGCATCAACCATTTTGGTTGCATGGATTATTTCAACCATTTTAGCTGATATTGATACCCGCCACTGGCTATTTGTTGGGTTTATAACTTCTTTAATGGCCGTTTTAGGCGATTTGGTTGAATCAATGTTTAAACGTAGCATTGGTGTTAAGGACTCTGGAAAGTTTCTACCTGGCCATGGTGGCCTACTTGATAGGTTTGATGCTTTAATAATGGTTTTACCCATTGTTTACGCTTATTTTGAAGTCATGATGATTATTTAA
- the pyrH gene encoding UMP kinase, with amino-acid sequence MVKYKRILLKLSGEALMGNDKYGINTDILNSYAQQIKEVADLGVEIGIVIGGGNIFRGLSGVSKGFDRVKGDQMGMLATVINSLALQSAIEGAGGKAKVFTATKMEPVGELYTKAKVLEGFKQGFVAIIAGGTGNPFFTTDTASALRGVEIEAEVLLKGTRVDGVYTADPEKDKNAVKFDEITFTDAYEKKLKVMDLTAFTMCSENNLPILVFDMNTPGNLNKVVTGEKIGTLVKN; translated from the coding sequence ATGGTTAAATACAAACGTATACTACTGAAACTTAGTGGTGAAGCCTTAATGGGCAATGATAAGTATGGTATCAATACCGATATTCTGAATAGTTACGCTCAACAAATAAAAGAGGTTGCCGATCTTGGTGTTGAAATTGGTATTGTTATAGGTGGTGGTAATATCTTTAGAGGGTTGAGTGGCGTTTCAAAAGGATTCGACCGAGTAAAGGGCGACCAGATGGGGATGTTAGCCACAGTGATTAACAGTTTGGCTTTACAATCGGCCATTGAAGGTGCAGGTGGAAAAGCTAAGGTTTTCACTGCAACCAAAATGGAACCCGTAGGGGAACTTTATACCAAAGCAAAAGTTCTTGAGGGATTTAAGCAAGGTTTTGTGGCAATTATAGCAGGTGGAACTGGAAATCCATTTTTTACAACCGACACCGCCTCAGCCCTACGAGGAGTTGAGATAGAAGCAGAAGTACTTCTTAAAGGGACAAGAGTGGATGGAGTTTACACTGCTGACCCAGAAAAGGATAAAAATGCAGTTAAGTTCGATGAGATTACTTTTACAGACGCTTACGAGAAAAAGCTTAAGGTTATGGACCTAACTGCGTTTACCATGTGTAGCGAGAATAACCTGCCTATATTGGTTTTCGATATGAACACTCCTGGCAATCTGAATAAGGTTGTAACAGGTGAAAAGATTGGTACTTTAGTAAAAAATTAA
- a CDS encoding DeoR/GlpR family DNA-binding transcription regulator translates to MTENRVEMALNIAERHSKILEVLKHSEYVTVAELSEKLGVSMVTIRKDLKHLESLSLLYRSHGGASLKNPYIADRHVNEKEHLFVEEKKRIAKYAASLIKDGESIILASGSTINELSRQIEERKRIVSVCSSLVAARELAVKEISEVHQLGGIVRSSSASVVGPFAEKMLQGFRCSKLFLGVDGVDIDFGLTTTNALEASLNQNMISSAEKVIVLADSSKFGCRGFSRICSLDQVDMIITDNGLGEMFVKQLEEKGVELVRV, encoded by the coding sequence TTGACAGAAAATAGAGTAGAGATGGCCTTAAACATTGCGGAACGCCACAGCAAGATACTAGAAGTATTAAAGCACTCGGAGTACGTTACTGTAGCTGAGCTTAGTGAGAAGCTTGGGGTTTCAATGGTAACAATTCGAAAGGATCTGAAACATCTGGAAAGTTTGAGCTTGTTATACCGCTCTCACGGAGGTGCTTCTTTAAAAAATCCATACATTGCCGATAGGCATGTAAACGAAAAGGAGCATCTATTCGTAGAGGAAAAAAAGAGAATAGCCAAATATGCAGCTAGCCTAATAAAAGATGGCGAAAGCATAATTCTTGCCTCTGGCAGTACAATTAATGAGCTATCACGTCAAATTGAGGAGCGTAAACGGATTGTTTCAGTCTGCTCTTCCTTGGTAGCAGCCCGCGAGCTTGCGGTTAAGGAGATTTCGGAGGTACACCAGCTTGGAGGTATTGTTAGGTCGTCGTCGGCATCTGTTGTAGGACCTTTTGCCGAGAAGATGCTTCAGGGTTTTCGCTGCAGCAAGCTGTTTCTTGGGGTTGATGGGGTTGATATTGATTTTGGACTAACTACAACCAACGCTTTGGAGGCCTCGCTTAACCAGAATATGATATCCAGCGCTGAAAAAGTAATAGTGCTAGCCGATAGCTCAAAGTTTGGGTGTAGGGGGTTTAGTCGGATTTGTAGTCTCGACCAGGTGGATATGATTATTACCGATAATGGGTTGGGTGAAATGTTCGTTAAACAGCTCGAAGAAAAGGGGGTGGAACTGGTTAGAGTCTAA
- a CDS encoding putative signal transducing protein, producing MDENWKEVFSTAQSWQAEMAKQVLEENGIAAVVINRKDSSYLFGEVSVYVEKSNEEKASELLKELKGE from the coding sequence ATGGACGAGAACTGGAAAGAAGTTTTTTCAACCGCCCAATCATGGCAAGCCGAAATGGCAAAGCAGGTGCTAGAAGAAAATGGAATTGCAGCAGTTGTAATTAACCGAAAAGATTCTAGCTACCTATTTGGCGAGGTTTCGGTGTACGTTGAGAAGAGTAATGAAGAAAAAGCAAGCGAACTCCTAAAAGAGCTAAAAGGTGAGTGA
- the frr gene encoding ribosome recycling factor yields MNIEDTKKVLDTAESKMAKAIEHLENELRVIRAGRANPAMLSGVMVDYYGTMTPLNQVASVGSPDARTIVVQPWEKKMIDPIEKAIMAANLGFNPQNNGESIRIMVPPLTEERRKELIKQVKHEGENAKVSIRNSRRDAIEEIKKMQKDGLPEDAAKDAEAKVQKITDKHNKKVDEILQKKEQEILTV; encoded by the coding sequence ATGAATATTGAAGATACCAAAAAGGTTTTAGATACTGCCGAGAGCAAAATGGCTAAAGCCATTGAGCATCTTGAGAATGAGCTTAGAGTTATCCGTGCTGGTCGTGCAAACCCAGCCATGCTTTCAGGTGTTATGGTAGACTATTATGGCACCATGACTCCCCTAAACCAAGTTGCCAGCGTCGGAAGTCCCGATGCAAGAACTATAGTTGTTCAACCTTGGGAAAAAAAGATGATTGACCCAATTGAAAAGGCAATTATGGCTGCCAACCTTGGATTTAACCCTCAAAATAATGGAGAATCGATTCGTATTATGGTTCCCCCATTAACCGAAGAGCGCCGTAAAGAACTAATTAAACAGGTTAAGCACGAAGGTGAAAACGCTAAGGTAAGCATTAGAAACTCTAGGCGTGATGCTATTGAAGAAATCAAGAAAATGCAAAAGGATGGACTACCTGAGGATGCTGCTAAAGACGCTGAAGCCAAAGTTCAAAAAATAACTGACAAACATAATAAGAAGGTCGACGAGATTCTTCAAAAGAAAGAGCAAGAGATTCTTACGGTGTAG
- a CDS encoding glycerol-3-phosphate dehydrogenase/oxidase has product MKRDDLLKRAKEHADSFDFIVIGGGATGIGIALEAATRGYKTILLEMHDFTKSTSSKSTKLVHGGVRYLAQGDIALVREACIERGRLLRNAPHLVKNQSFVIPTFGWFDELMYTVGLTFYDLIAGKYSLGRSLRVSKKRALKYIPTINPQKITAGVVYHDGQFDDSRLAINALQTAVEHGALVVNYIKVVELTKDSNGRLNGVIAIDQENGEKYTFKGKAIINATGVFADDVMQMDNPKQGKTIAPSQGVHVVLDKSFLPGDHAMMIPKTDDGRVLFAVPWHNKIVVGTTDTPVPNPSLEPVALEEEIEFILSTAGRYLTKPPKRSDVLSIFAGLRPLAAPKGDSKKTKEISRSHKIIVSQSHLFTMIGGKWTTFRKMAEDMVARVEKEKGWVKTKSKTRSLKLHGSNVDKVDHSDPLYVYGSDKEKILALASTQPELKETLSESLGIIKAQVIWAVRNEMARTVEDFLARRTRSILLDTRESIRIAPAVASIMAAELGKDKEWEKKQVESYNAIAQNYILN; this is encoded by the coding sequence ATGAAACGTGATGATTTACTCAAAAGAGCAAAAGAACATGCCGACAGCTTCGATTTTATTGTTATTGGAGGAGGAGCAACTGGTATAGGTATTGCCTTAGAGGCAGCAACCAGAGGTTACAAAACCATTCTGCTTGAGATGCACGACTTTACCAAATCGACTTCAAGCAAAAGTACCAAGCTAGTACACGGTGGAGTTAGATACCTTGCGCAAGGCGATATTGCCCTTGTTAGAGAGGCTTGCATTGAGCGAGGAAGACTTCTAAGAAACGCACCGCACCTTGTAAAAAATCAAAGCTTTGTTATTCCTACCTTTGGCTGGTTCGATGAGCTGATGTATACCGTTGGTTTAACCTTTTACGACCTGATAGCAGGAAAATACAGCCTAGGTCGCTCGCTTCGCGTTTCAAAAAAACGAGCTCTTAAATATATTCCAACAATTAACCCCCAAAAAATTACGGCAGGTGTTGTTTACCACGACGGCCAATTCGACGATTCTCGACTTGCAATTAATGCGCTACAAACCGCAGTAGAGCATGGTGCGTTGGTTGTTAACTATATTAAGGTGGTTGAGCTAACCAAGGATTCGAATGGGAGACTAAATGGAGTCATTGCAATTGACCAAGAGAACGGAGAAAAATACACCTTTAAGGGGAAGGCGATTATTAATGCTACCGGTGTTTTTGCAGATGATGTGATGCAAATGGATAATCCAAAACAAGGCAAAACCATAGCACCAAGTCAAGGCGTTCATGTGGTTCTGGATAAGAGTTTCCTCCCTGGCGATCATGCCATGATGATTCCTAAAACCGACGATGGCCGTGTTCTTTTTGCGGTACCCTGGCATAACAAGATTGTAGTTGGCACAACAGATACTCCCGTTCCTAACCCATCGTTGGAGCCAGTTGCTCTAGAAGAGGAGATCGAATTTATTCTATCTACAGCTGGACGCTATTTAACTAAACCCCCCAAACGTAGCGATGTGCTAAGCATTTTTGCAGGGCTACGACCTCTTGCTGCACCAAAAGGTGATTCCAAAAAAACAAAAGAGATCTCACGCAGCCATAAAATCATTGTTTCCCAATCGCACCTGTTTACCATGATTGGAGGGAAATGGACCACATTTAGGAAGATGGCAGAGGATATGGTAGCTCGAGTTGAAAAGGAAAAAGGTTGGGTAAAAACAAAGTCAAAAACCAGATCGCTTAAACTTCATGGATCAAACGTTGATAAGGTTGACCATTCTGATCCTCTATACGTTTATGGCTCAGATAAAGAAAAGATTCTAGCCCTTGCCAGCACGCAACCTGAACTTAAAGAAACGCTCAGCGAAAGCTTGGGAATTATAAAAGCACAAGTTATTTGGGCTGTAAGAAACGAAATGGCAAGAACAGTTGAAGATTTCCTTGCACGAAGAACTCGTAGCATTCTGCTTGATACCCGCGAAAGTATTCGCATTGCACCTGCAGTAGCATCAATAATGGCAGCAGAACTTGGCAAAGACAAGGAATGGGAGAAAAAGCAGGTAGAAAGCTACAATGCTATTGCACAAAATTACATTCTTAACTAA
- a CDS encoding serine hydrolase domain-containing protein, producing the protein MTQKKKLKSIGIVLLIGLAAYLAIPQNHYIVRALIFQHVNIDDYKIFNNRTVKAGVAEPWRMHPQYNTYQLSDEQLNYFKDFRTVAFLVIKDTSLLFETYWDGYGTDSYSNSFSMAKSIVSLLIGCALDDGYIKSVDEPIANYLPEFKDGDKSKITIKHLLTMSSGLSWDEAYSSLFSLTTQGYYGNDLAKLVLYQHVVDEPGKIFEYRSGDTQLLSIIIERATGKTLSEYASEKLWTQIGAEHDALWCLDHKNGIEKAFCCFNTNARDFARFGQLVLNGGKWNGKQIVPAEYLSEALTPASYLYDPETKKNVDFYGYQWWMINVDNHKVWYARGLLGQYIFVIPDLNAVVVRLGHLRNNHRIDGTPEDVYKYIQFGIDIAKSSVTNDK; encoded by the coding sequence ATGACTCAAAAGAAAAAGCTTAAATCAATAGGTATCGTTTTGCTGATAGGTCTTGCAGCCTATCTTGCTATACCTCAAAATCATTACATTGTCAGGGCGTTGATATTTCAACATGTAAATATTGATGATTACAAAATCTTCAATAACAGAACAGTAAAGGCAGGTGTCGCTGAGCCGTGGCGAATGCATCCTCAATATAATACCTATCAGCTATCCGATGAGCAGCTAAACTACTTTAAGGATTTTAGAACCGTGGCTTTTCTTGTTATAAAGGATACATCGTTGCTTTTTGAAACATATTGGGATGGCTATGGAACCGATTCGTACTCCAACTCTTTCTCCATGGCTAAAAGTATTGTTAGCCTTCTTATTGGATGCGCTTTAGACGATGGTTACATAAAAAGTGTTGATGAGCCAATTGCTAATTACCTGCCCGAGTTCAAAGATGGCGATAAGTCAAAAATCACCATAAAACATTTGCTTACCATGAGTTCTGGATTGAGTTGGGATGAGGCGTATAGTAGTTTATTCTCGTTAACCACTCAAGGCTACTATGGTAATGACCTTGCCAAGCTTGTTCTTTATCAGCATGTAGTGGATGAGCCAGGTAAAATATTTGAATACCGTAGTGGCGATACTCAGTTGCTCTCAATAATCATTGAAAGGGCAACTGGTAAAACGTTATCGGAATATGCATCCGAAAAACTTTGGACTCAAATTGGTGCCGAGCACGATGCGCTTTGGTGCCTCGACCACAAGAATGGGATTGAAAAAGCATTCTGCTGCTTCAATACAAACGCTAGAGACTTTGCTCGTTTTGGGCAGCTTGTTCTTAATGGTGGTAAATGGAATGGCAAACAGATTGTTCCTGCAGAATATCTTAGTGAAGCACTCACTCCTGCATCATACTTATATGACCCTGAGACAAAAAAGAATGTTGATTTTTATGGCTATCAGTGGTGGATGATTAATGTTGATAACCATAAGGTATGGTATGCAAGAGGTTTGCTAGGGCAGTATATCTTTGTAATTCCCGATTTGAATGCAGTAGTAGTTCGATTAGGACATCTACGGAATAATCATAGAATTGATGGTACTCCCGAAGATGTGTATAAGTATATTCAGTTTGGTATTGATATTGCAAAAAGTTCGGTAACAAATGACAAGTAA
- a CDS encoding DUF1648 domain-containing protein, whose translation MGNAKKRQRIKTETMSQRPKLKLELTTFDKTLEILGWSSILAIWVLTIINYTNLPDTIPIHYNGAGQADGFGGKATILTLPLIATVLFVGMTILNKFPHIFNYTTNITQDNALKQYTNATRMIRYLKLIIVIIFGLIAFKTIQNAHGQADGLGVWFLPLTLGLTFIPLTYYIIKTLKTKQ comes from the coding sequence ATGGGCAATGCTAAAAAACGACAAAGAATAAAAACAGAAACAATGAGTCAAAGACCAAAATTAAAATTAGAACTCACGACATTTGACAAGACACTTGAAATTCTTGGTTGGAGTTCAATTCTTGCAATTTGGGTTTTGACAATTATAAACTATACAAACTTGCCCGACACAATTCCTATTCATTATAACGGTGCAGGACAAGCGGACGGATTTGGCGGAAAGGCGACTATTTTGACTTTGCCTCTAATAGCAACAGTTTTATTTGTTGGAATGACAATCCTAAATAAGTTTCCACACATTTTTAATTATACGACCAACATAACACAAGACAACGCATTAAAACAATATACAAATGCGACAAGAATGATTAGATACTTGAAATTAATTATTGTTATCATTTTTGGACTAATTGCTTTCAAGACAATTCAAAATGCACACGGACAAGCGGACGGTCTTGGTGTTTGGTTTTTACCTTTGACATTAGGACTTACTTTTATTCCGCTGACTTATTACATAATTAAAACACTCAAAACAAAACAATGA